One segment of Candidatus Neomarinimicrobiota bacterium DNA contains the following:
- a CDS encoding inositol monophosphatase family protein, whose amino-acid sequence GTKEYIEKVPMWVVSIALVENKVPVLGILYNPVKEELFSAVKGEGAKLNGERVSCSTETDPSQMVILNSRTETRDGLWFPYKDEFKELKGVGSVAYKLGLTAAGKADVFASLRPKNEWDICAGHCIVNEAGGVLMDLNGNTVTYNNEKTLITPGLVAGDPQAVDNTFNVLTRSESMGA is encoded by the coding sequence CGGGACAAAAGAGTATATTGAAAAAGTGCCCATGTGGGTTGTGAGCATTGCACTGGTGGAGAACAAGGTACCTGTTTTGGGTATTCTCTACAATCCTGTGAAAGAGGAACTGTTCAGTGCGGTAAAGGGTGAAGGGGCAAAATTGAACGGTGAAAGGGTCTCCTGTTCCACTGAGACGGACCCTTCTCAAATGGTGATCCTTAACAGCAGGACGGAGACCCGGGATGGCCTCTGGTTTCCTTATAAAGATGAGTTCAAAGAGTTGAAAGGTGTGGGGAGTGTGGCATATAAACTAGGGTTAACTGCGGCAGGCAAGGCAGACGTTTTCGCCTCTTTGCGTCCAAAAAATGAGTGGGACATTTGCGCGGGACATTGTATAGTTAATGAGGCGGGAGGGGTTCTGATGGATCTCAACGGAAATACGGTCACGTACAACAATGAAAAGACACTCATCACGCCGGGATTGGTGGCAGGTGATCCGCAGGCTGTGGATAATACATTCAATGTACTAACTCGTTCGGAGAGTATGGGTGCCTGA
- the thyX gene encoding FAD-dependent thymidylate synthase: MPEKQKMPEGAIPCLDKGFVRLVDSMGGDDAIVQAARVSYGKGTSKVSQDRGLIRYLMRHRHTTPFEMVEFKFHAKMPIFVARQWVRHRTANINEYSLRYSEARDEFYIPDPEHILYQSKLNKQGRSGEVPQNLKKKVISYFKEMSEKSYTIYSELNEAGIARELARAVLPVNLYTEWYWKNDLHNIIHFLSLRLDEHAQYEIRIYAEAMASIVQGIAPIAYEAFEDYVLNGMRYSRIEQSLLSRRLPKRIIDDLLEDLSYQITATLHKNKPRQNDELYRLYLKQGGSDSETDFRLKWESGEIDTGNVREMREFKSKLQELAG, encoded by the coding sequence GTGCCTGAAAAACAAAAGATGCCTGAAGGTGCTATTCCCTGTCTGGATAAAGGTTTTGTCCGACTGGTTGATTCCATGGGCGGAGATGATGCCATCGTTCAGGCGGCACGGGTGAGCTATGGTAAGGGCACCAGCAAAGTGTCCCAGGACAGGGGGTTGATCCGTTACCTCATGCGTCACCGCCACACCACCCCTTTCGAAATGGTAGAGTTCAAGTTTCATGCTAAGATGCCCATCTTCGTGGCACGGCAGTGGGTTCGTCACCGCACAGCCAACATCAATGAATACTCTTTGCGCTACTCTGAGGCGAGGGACGAATTCTACATCCCCGATCCGGAGCACATTCTCTACCAGAGTAAACTCAACAAGCAAGGTCGCTCCGGGGAGGTGCCGCAGAATCTGAAGAAGAAGGTGATAAGCTATTTCAAAGAGATGTCTGAGAAGTCCTATACCATCTATTCCGAACTGAACGAAGCCGGCATTGCAAGGGAATTAGCGCGGGCTGTCCTTCCGGTGAACCTCTACACAGAGTGGTACTGGAAGAACGACCTGCATAATATCATTCATTTTCTTTCGCTGCGGCTGGATGAGCATGCTCAGTATGAGATCCGCATTTACGCGGAAGCCATGGCTTCAATTGTTCAGGGAATCGCTCCCATCGCCTACGAAGCTTTCGAAGACTATGTTCTGAACGGCATGCGTTATTCCCGCATTGAACAGAGTCTGTTGAGCCGACGCCTCCCGAAAAGGATAATTGATGATCTTCTCGAGGACCTTTCCTATCAGATTACGGCCACGCTCCACAAGAACAAACCGCGACAAAACGACGAACTTTATCGGCTCTATCTGAAACAGGGCGGTTCCGATTCTGAAACCGATTTCCGACTGAAATGGGAATCGGGTGAAATTGACACCGGGAATGTGAGGGAGATGCGCGAATTCAAATCTAAATTGCAAGAATTGGCGGGATAG
- the radC gene encoding DNA repair protein RadC — protein MPNAGHRRRLREKFLKSGLDAFHDYEIIELLLTLGQPMKDCKPMAKAAVRKFGSVRGVLEASSRELTEVKGLGPNNIFGLRLARDIARRYLAERIEGKDFLQSSQEVIDYLKVNLRDRSREVFMVIYLNGRNQIMSMEEVFDGTLTTSAVYPREVVKQALDNDAAALIVVHNHPSGSPQPSKDDLEITRKLKDAAATIDVSVHDHIIIAGEETYSFADHGLI, from the coding sequence ATGCCTAACGCAGGTCACAGGCGGCGGCTCAGAGAGAAGTTCCTGAAATCGGGACTGGACGCCTTCCACGACTACGAAATCATCGAACTTCTACTGACGCTCGGTCAGCCCATGAAAGACTGTAAGCCGATGGCCAAGGCGGCGGTACGGAAGTTCGGTTCTGTCCGGGGAGTTCTTGAAGCGTCATCCAGGGAACTTACCGAAGTGAAAGGTCTTGGACCGAACAACATTTTCGGTTTGAGACTGGCGAGGGATATTGCCCGCAGATATCTGGCTGAGCGCATCGAAGGGAAGGACTTTCTTCAGTCATCTCAGGAAGTGATAGACTATCTGAAAGTGAACCTCCGCGACAGAAGCCGGGAAGTATTCATGGTAATCTATCTGAACGGCCGCAACCAGATCATGTCAATGGAAGAAGTATTCGATGGGACACTGACCACATCAGCAGTCTATCCGCGGGAGGTGGTGAAACAGGCTCTGGACAACGATGCCGCGGCACTCATTGTCGTCCATAATCACCCGTCTGGAAGTCCACAGCCGTCCAAGGATGATCTTGAGATCACCCGGAAACTGAAGGATGCGGCGGCGACCATTGACGTCTCCGTTCACGACCATATTATCATCGCTGGCGAAGAGACCTATTCTTTTGCCGATCACGGATTGATCTGA
- the lysF gene encoding homoaconitase, producing MQNLVEKIAQRFAVGLKSGQKVRCGDYLFVRPAHVMTHDNTGAVMMKFAGIGATGMADPCQPVFALDHNIQDKSEKNMEKYRNIEAFAGRMGVDFYPAGRGIGHQIICEEGYAWPGTVVVASDSHSNMYGGLGCLGTPVVRTDAAAIWATGQTWWQIPPVAKVTLTGELQKGVTGKDAIITLCGVFNNNEVLNHAVEFAGDGLAHLSLDDRLTIANMTTEWGALTGFFPVDSVTIEWLRARADAVLASGGSEPHPRLNHDRIDSLEKEPLSADEDAVYVKELSLDLATVRQHISGPDYVKTVRSVADVEREHIPVNKAYLVSCVNSRAADIAQAAEVIRSRKVADAVQFYVAAASSEVQTESEERGDWWALVNAGAVPLPPGCGPCIGLGVGLLEDGEVGISATNRNFKGRMGSRDAQAYLASPAVVAASAVNGFISGVGDYGSGEPLTSITTAEMKKKPPGDIQMLKGFPATVEGELIFCHQDNLNTDGIFPGKYTYIDDFSPEQQAEVAMENYDPAFVEIVRDGDILVGGFSFGSGSSREQAATALKYAGIRLVIAGSFSQTYARNAINNGFLVLKCPELAQDLKASFGEAKLTMRTVIVAQIDFGKAVIRTAEKDYPIDPVGATAQELIIAGGLENWVQEKLERGI from the coding sequence ATGCAGAATCTTGTGGAGAAAATTGCGCAGCGTTTCGCCGTCGGACTCAAGTCTGGTCAGAAGGTACGTTGTGGTGACTACCTTTTCGTCCGTCCTGCCCATGTTATGACTCACGACAACACCGGTGCTGTCATGATGAAGTTTGCCGGTATCGGGGCCACCGGAATGGCGGATCCGTGCCAGCCCGTCTTCGCTCTGGACCACAATATCCAGGACAAGAGTGAAAAGAACATGGAAAAGTACCGCAACATCGAGGCGTTTGCTGGGAGGATGGGCGTCGATTTCTATCCGGCGGGACGCGGCATCGGGCATCAGATAATCTGTGAAGAAGGGTATGCATGGCCTGGCACCGTGGTGGTTGCCTCCGACAGTCACTCCAATATGTACGGCGGGCTTGGCTGTCTGGGAACTCCCGTGGTGAGAACCGACGCCGCTGCAATCTGGGCGACGGGGCAGACGTGGTGGCAGATTCCCCCGGTGGCGAAGGTGACGCTCACGGGTGAACTTCAGAAGGGTGTGACCGGGAAGGATGCCATCATCACCCTCTGCGGCGTCTTCAATAATAATGAAGTGTTAAACCACGCAGTGGAGTTCGCCGGAGACGGCTTGGCGCATCTGTCGCTGGACGATCGCCTCACTATCGCCAACATGACTACCGAATGGGGTGCTCTCACCGGCTTTTTCCCCGTGGACTCAGTTACCATCGAGTGGCTCCGCGCGCGAGCCGACGCTGTATTGGCCTCAGGCGGAAGTGAACCCCATCCGCGCTTGAACCACGACCGGATTGACAGCTTGGAAAAGGAGCCATTATCTGCTGATGAAGATGCCGTCTATGTAAAGGAGTTATCCCTCGATCTTGCCACTGTCCGTCAGCACATTTCCGGTCCCGATTATGTGAAAACAGTGCGTAGTGTTGCTGATGTTGAGCGTGAGCATATCCCGGTGAATAAAGCGTATCTCGTTTCGTGCGTTAACAGCCGGGCGGCGGATATTGCTCAGGCCGCGGAAGTGATCCGCAGCAGGAAAGTTGCTGACGCCGTTCAGTTCTACGTGGCGGCGGCGTCAAGCGAAGTGCAGACCGAAAGTGAGGAGCGTGGTGATTGGTGGGCACTCGTGAATGCGGGAGCCGTCCCGCTACCGCCGGGATGCGGACCGTGCATCGGCCTTGGCGTGGGGCTGCTTGAAGACGGTGAAGTGGGTATCTCGGCCACAAACCGGAATTTCAAAGGGCGGATGGGATCGAGAGATGCTCAAGCCTATCTGGCATCGCCGGCTGTTGTAGCCGCCTCTGCTGTCAACGGCTTCATCTCGGGAGTGGGCGATTATGGTTCAGGTGAGCCTCTCACAAGTATCACAACTGCAGAGATGAAGAAGAAGCCGCCCGGTGATATTCAGATGCTCAAAGGTTTCCCCGCAACGGTGGAGGGAGAATTGATATTCTGCCATCAGGATAATCTGAACACAGACGGTATCTTCCCGGGGAAGTACACCTATATCGATGATTTTTCGCCGGAGCAGCAGGCTGAAGTTGCTATGGAGAACTACGATCCCGCCTTTGTGGAGATTGTTCGTGACGGGGACATTCTGGTGGGGGGATTCAGCTTTGGCTCGGGGAGTTCGCGGGAGCAGGCCGCCACGGCGCTGAAGTATGCGGGCATCCGGCTGGTGATTGCCGGATCTTTCAGTCAGACCTACGCCCGCAATGCCATCAACAACGGTTTTCTTGTACTCAAGTGTCCTGAACTGGCACAAGATCTGAAGGCGTCTTTTGGTGAGGCGAAATTGACGATGAGAACGGTAATTGTGGCGCAGATTGATTTCGGGAAGGCAGTGATCCGTACGGCGGAGAAAGACTATCCCATCGATCCGGTTGGCGCGACGGCTCAGGAACTGATTATTGCGGGTGGACTGGAGAATTGGGTACAGGAAAAACTGGAACGCGGTATCTGA
- a CDS encoding isocitrate/isopropylmalate dehydrogenase family protein has translation MAKYRIAWLPGDGVGNDVMECTRLVLDAMDFDAEYIHGDIGWEFWKTEGNALPDRTKKMMKETDCALFGAITSKPKEEAAKELTPELQDKGFVYFSPIVQLRQEFNLHTNRRPCKAYSGNPLNYKDDIDIVIFRENTEGMYGGVEFYPLPQEVFDVLDRNHPKMGKFEKFGLDNIAISTRIMTRQGCENIVTQAFEYVKKFGRKSVTVVDKPNVLRETGGLMLRTAREVAADYPDIPLWETNIDAQCMWLVKNPQDYDIIVAENMFGDILSDLAAQLVGGLGFACSANVGDNYAVFEPTHGSAPKYSSQYKVNPMAMLLTTKMMLEWLGETDLAATLEDAVAEVIAEGKVKTYDMGGNDTSLAMAEAVTAKV, from the coding sequence ATGGCTAAATATCGCATCGCATGGCTGCCGGGGGACGGCGTTGGCAACGACGTTATGGAGTGCACCCGGCTCGTATTGGACGCAATGGACTTTGATGCCGAATACATCCACGGCGACATCGGCTGGGAGTTCTGGAAGACGGAGGGAAACGCACTTCCGGACCGAACGAAGAAGATGATGAAGGAGACCGACTGCGCCCTCTTTGGCGCCATCACGTCCAAGCCGAAGGAGGAGGCGGCCAAGGAGTTGACTCCCGAGCTTCAAGACAAGGGATTCGTCTATTTCAGTCCGATCGTCCAGTTACGCCAAGAGTTTAATCTCCACACCAACCGTCGCCCGTGTAAGGCTTATTCCGGCAACCCCCTCAACTACAAGGATGACATCGATATCGTCATCTTCCGGGAGAACACAGAAGGGATGTACGGCGGAGTGGAATTCTATCCGCTACCCCAGGAAGTGTTCGACGTTCTCGACCGGAATCATCCGAAGATGGGCAAGTTCGAGAAATTCGGCCTCGACAATATCGCCATATCTACCAGGATTATGACCAGACAGGGGTGTGAAAATATCGTGACACAGGCCTTTGAATATGTGAAGAAGTTCGGCCGGAAATCAGTGACGGTGGTAGATAAACCAAATGTGCTGCGGGAGACGGGCGGGCTCATGCTGCGCACAGCCCGGGAGGTGGCCGCTGACTATCCCGACATCCCTCTGTGGGAGACCAACATAGACGCCCAGTGCATGTGGCTGGTGAAGAATCCTCAGGATTACGACATCATCGTGGCAGAGAATATGTTCGGTGATATTCTTTCCGATCTGGCGGCGCAGCTTGTGGGCGGTCTCGGTTTTGCCTGCAGCGCCAACGTGGGCGATAACTACGCCGTCTTCGAGCCGACCCACGGCTCGGCGCCAAAGTATTCCAGTCAGTACAAGGTTAATCCCATGGCTATGCTCCTCACCACAAAGATGATGTTAGAGTGGCTGGGGGAGACAGACTTGGCGGCAACTCTCGAAGATGCGGTAGCGGAGGTAATCGCTGAAGGTAAGGTGAAGACCTATGACATGGGTGGGAATGATACGAGTTTGGCGATGGCAGAGGCAGTGACGGCGAAAGTGTGA
- a CDS encoding biotin--[acetyl-CoA-carboxylase] ligase, with protein MIFTQLIQANLQTNKLGKKIEYYARLESTNAAAMALVEAGEGEEGTVVVTDRQTAGKGRRGREWYSAPGRGLAFSVILEPEIAASDSGLLSLSAGLAAVEALERFDLQPRLKWPNDIFLSGKKCGGVLVESKIQSDTMTHAVVGTGVNVNEITEDFPDDLKPDVTSVAIEKGSPVQRELMLAWMLNSLERLYGQLREGGTQPVINDWLERCAHVGSIITFLQGEKEESGTFAGLTPWGGAVIETEKGEQHLSGEDISVL; from the coding sequence GTGATCTTTACGCAGCTCATCCAGGCTAACCTCCAGACCAACAAGCTAGGCAAGAAGATTGAGTACTACGCCCGGCTCGAATCCACCAATGCAGCGGCAATGGCGCTGGTTGAAGCTGGTGAAGGTGAAGAGGGAACGGTGGTTGTCACTGACCGGCAGACGGCCGGAAAAGGGAGACGTGGGAGGGAGTGGTACTCAGCACCGGGAAGGGGGCTAGCCTTTTCCGTCATTCTTGAACCGGAAATAGCAGCCTCTGATTCGGGACTGCTCTCCCTCTCGGCTGGCCTGGCCGCGGTGGAAGCGCTGGAGAGATTCGATCTCCAGCCTCGACTGAAGTGGCCGAATGATATCTTCCTATCCGGGAAGAAGTGCGGCGGCGTGCTGGTGGAGAGCAAGATCCAAAGCGATACTATGACACACGCCGTAGTCGGCACAGGAGTCAATGTGAACGAGATAACGGAGGACTTCCCAGATGACCTGAAGCCGGATGTCACTTCCGTGGCTATAGAGAAAGGATCGCCTGTTCAGAGGGAGCTTATGCTTGCGTGGATGCTCAACTCACTTGAGCGGTTGTACGGCCAGTTGAGAGAAGGTGGAACTCAGCCGGTAATCAACGACTGGCTTGAGCGTTGCGCTCACGTTGGGAGCATCATTACTTTTTTGCAGGGAGAGAAAGAAGAGTCAGGAACGTTTGCGGGACTCACGCCGTGGGGCGGTGCTGTCATCGAGACCGAGAAAGGGGAGCAGCATCTTTCCGGGGAGGATATTTCAGTGCTTTAG
- a CDS encoding methylmalonyl-CoA mutase family protein, which yields MADEKPGQYPFTRGIYPDMYKERLWTMRQYAGFTSAEESNRRYHYLLKQGVTGLSVAFDLPTQMGYDSDHIMAEGEVGRVGVPISTLDDMRTLLKDIPLDEVSVSMTINATAAILLTFYLAVAEENGVPLDKLRGTIQNDVLKEYVARGTHIFPPEASLRIVTDIFEFCHLTVPKWNTISISGYHIREAGATAAQELAFTFANGVAYVQAALERGLKVDDFAPRLSFFFNAQIDFFEEIAKFRAARRLWARIMKERFGAKDPKSMMCRFHVQTAGSSLTAQQVDNNVVRTAVEALAAVLGGTQSLHTNARDEALALPTEDSVQLALRTQQLIAYETGVTENVDPLGGSYYVESLTKCLEEEAEKLIGRIDDLGGAVTAIEKGFIQNEIGRSAYEYQKRIDLGRRSVVGVNRFMAQDSEIPATLFIDTEAVASQVNRTKAFKSDRDPDDLRAARKTLQEAAAGDDNLMPHIILAAKSGATLGEISDTLRQVFGEYDLP from the coding sequence ATGGCGGACGAAAAACCCGGCCAATACCCCTTTACCCGGGGCATCTACCCCGATATGTACAAAGAACGTCTGTGGACCATGCGGCAATACGCCGGCTTCACATCGGCTGAAGAATCCAACAGACGATATCACTACCTCCTGAAGCAAGGCGTCACCGGCCTTTCGGTGGCGTTCGACCTTCCGACACAGATGGGTTACGATTCTGATCACATCATGGCGGAAGGAGAAGTGGGCCGCGTCGGCGTTCCCATCTCCACCCTTGACGATATGCGCACGCTTCTAAAGGATATTCCGCTGGATGAGGTTTCCGTATCCATGACTATCAATGCTACCGCCGCCATTCTGCTGACGTTCTACCTTGCCGTCGCTGAGGAGAACGGTGTTCCGCTCGATAAGCTGCGCGGCACCATCCAGAACGATGTGCTTAAAGAGTATGTTGCAAGAGGAACACACATCTTTCCGCCGGAAGCTTCTCTGCGAATCGTCACCGATATTTTTGAGTTCTGCCACCTTACGGTTCCCAAGTGGAACACCATTTCGATTTCGGGATATCACATCCGGGAAGCGGGCGCCACCGCCGCCCAAGAGCTGGCGTTCACATTCGCCAACGGCGTTGCCTACGTCCAGGCCGCCCTCGAGCGCGGACTGAAGGTGGACGACTTCGCACCGCGCCTCTCATTCTTCTTTAACGCACAAATCGATTTCTTTGAAGAGATCGCAAAGTTCCGTGCCGCAAGACGGCTCTGGGCAAGAATCATGAAGGAGCGCTTCGGCGCCAAGGATCCCAAATCGATGATGTGCCGCTTTCACGTCCAGACGGCCGGCTCGTCCCTGACGGCGCAACAGGTGGACAACAATGTGGTGAGGACCGCCGTGGAAGCTCTGGCGGCAGTTCTCGGCGGTACCCAGTCTCTTCATACCAACGCGCGCGACGAGGCTCTGGCTCTGCCGACAGAAGATTCGGTTCAGTTGGCTCTGCGGACTCAGCAACTGATCGCTTACGAGACCGGTGTCACGGAGAACGTCGATCCTCTCGGCGGTTCTTACTATGTGGAGAGTCTCACCAAGTGTCTTGAAGAGGAGGCTGAAAAACTCATCGGAAGAATTGACGATTTGGGCGGGGCGGTTACGGCCATTGAGAAGGGGTTCATTCAGAACGAAATCGGACGCAGTGCCTATGAATATCAGAAACGTATTGACCTGGGAAGACGGAGCGTCGTCGGCGTCAACAGGTTTATGGCCCAAGATTCAGAAATTCCGGCGACTCTCTTCATCGATACCGAAGCTGTCGCCTCACAAGTAAACAGGACAAAGGCCTTCAAGTCTGACAGAGATCCGGACGATTTGCGAGCCGCGCGGAAGACTCTGCAAGAAGCTGCGGCGGGCGATGATAATCTGATGCCTCACATCATACTCGCAGCAAAAAGCGGCGCTACTCTCGGAGAGATTTCTGACACGCTGCGGCAGGTCTTCGGCGAGTACGATCTCCCCTGA
- a CDS encoding TerB family tellurite resistance protein — protein MSTGKRILWSGLGWVLAGPIGAIIGFSLASLSDDRQPGTSYRSQFGIGGDSPEYPRTKPGDFAVSLLVLFAHVMKADKKMRKSELEYVKQFLSGNFGAENSRDLMVMFKDILKQDYSIPTICRQVQKHMDHPSRLELVHVLFGLSRADGEIHPMEIEEIRKISNYLGISHADYDSIKAMFIKDASSAYKVLEVSPQASDQEIKKAYRRMAGKFHPDKVHHLGEDFQELAEEKFKAINEAYQEIKGERKFT, from the coding sequence ATGAGCACAGGTAAACGAATACTGTGGAGCGGCCTCGGCTGGGTTCTGGCTGGGCCCATCGGCGCCATCATCGGCTTCTCGCTGGCATCGCTATCAGACGATCGTCAGCCCGGAACCAGCTACCGCTCGCAGTTTGGTATCGGCGGAGATTCGCCTGAATATCCCAGAACAAAACCGGGCGATTTTGCTGTATCACTGCTGGTTCTGTTTGCGCATGTTATGAAAGCCGACAAAAAAATGCGCAAGTCTGAGCTGGAATATGTAAAACAGTTCCTGAGCGGCAATTTCGGTGCGGAAAACTCACGGGATCTGATGGTGATGTTCAAAGATATACTTAAACAGGACTACTCTATTCCGACAATCTGCCGTCAGGTTCAGAAACATATGGATCATCCGAGCAGGCTAGAACTTGTGCATGTCCTCTTCGGCCTCTCCCGGGCCGACGGCGAAATTCATCCTATGGAGATAGAGGAGATTCGAAAAATCTCAAACTACCTTGGTATCTCCCACGCCGATTACGATTCCATCAAAGCTATGTTTATCAAAGATGCTTCATCTGCCTACAAGGTACTTGAAGTGTCCCCACAAGCATCAGACCAAGAAATCAAGAAGGCGTACCGGCGCATGGCCGGCAAGTTCCATCCCGATAAGGTCCATCACCTGGGAGAGGATTTTCAGGAACTGGCGGAAGAGAAATTCAAAGCCATCAACGAGGCGTATCAAGAAATAAAGGGCGAAAGAAAGTTTACCTGA
- a CDS encoding biotin/lipoyl-containing protein: MIFKTILDGKELTFTMRANGENMHVITEDSTADIDVSRLSANEYSLLINGNSHYVGITEDSSIYKVTIDHNTIWVNLKDETELVLERIGMVDSSKQPHGEIRAPIPGLVSRIHVSKGDKIGLGDKLLILEAMKMENEIDSPVSGVVEEVAVSAGQSVEKETLLITIKPNGHEHR; encoded by the coding sequence GTGATATTCAAGACTATTCTTGATGGCAAAGAACTTACCTTCACTATGCGGGCGAACGGAGAGAATATGCACGTCATCACAGAAGACAGCACTGCCGATATAGACGTTTCTCGGCTGAGCGCCAACGAGTATTCGTTGCTCATTAACGGCAACTCGCACTATGTGGGGATCACTGAAGATTCCAGTATCTACAAAGTGACAATCGACCATAACACTATCTGGGTCAATCTCAAGGATGAAACTGAACTGGTGCTAGAAAGAATAGGTATGGTAGACAGTTCAAAGCAACCCCACGGAGAGATACGGGCGCCCATTCCCGGACTGGTATCCCGCATCCACGTTTCGAAAGGAGACAAAATAGGCCTTGGCGACAAGCTTCTGATTCTGGAAGCTATGAAAATGGAGAACGAGATTGATTCTCCAGTCTCGGGTGTTGTTGAAGAAGTTGCCGTATCTGCCGGCCAATCCGTGGAAAAGGAGACTCTTCTCATAACCATCAAACCGAACGGCCATGAGCACAGGTAA
- a CDS encoding acetyl-CoA carboxylase biotin carboxylase subunit yields the protein MKKILIANRGEIAVRVIRTCRELGIETVAVFSDADRTSPHVLLASEAYAIGPAPSGESYLRQDKIVDVAQACGADAIHPGYGFLSENTNFAKAVVDAGMTWIGPPPEAVAIMGDKVSARAIAMEAGASVVPGSAEPVADEKRSAEIATEIGYPILMKAVGGGGGKGMRVVASEKELKSALKTAQSEADAAFADDRVFIEKYLLGPRHIEIQIVADNHGNVVALQERECSVQRRYQKIIEESPSPFISMEQWLQMANYAKQIAENCGYVSAGTIEFLVDENHTVYFLEMNTRLQVEHPVTEMISGIDLVREQIAIAQGDQLTLSEESEVNGHAIECRIYAEDGFNRFVPSIGTVAGFDVPDGPGVRFDHGIRLGQEITPHYDPLLGKLIAWDKNRTGAIERMKRALSECRIVGIDTTIPFCHAVLSHTSFARGDYNTNFIIDEMESLRKISAENVATYRHPASYLTAIHSSQEMSAPSANGEVPAPQSSWKREGRKDSLR from the coding sequence ATGAAGAAAATTCTTATAGCAAACAGGGGGGAAATTGCTGTTCGTGTCATCCGGACCTGCCGTGAGTTGGGTATAGAAACTGTGGCTGTTTTTTCCGATGCAGACAGGACTTCGCCCCATGTTCTGCTCGCTTCTGAAGCTTACGCCATCGGTCCAGCCCCATCTGGTGAAAGCTATCTGCGGCAGGATAAGATTGTGGACGTGGCGCAGGCGTGCGGTGCCGATGCAATTCACCCCGGTTACGGCTTTCTTTCCGAAAACACTAATTTCGCCAAAGCCGTGGTGGATGCTGGTATGACCTGGATCGGCCCGCCACCTGAAGCGGTGGCCATTATGGGAGATAAAGTATCTGCAAGGGCGATTGCCATGGAAGCGGGCGCCTCTGTGGTACCGGGCTCCGCCGAGCCTGTTGCCGATGAAAAAAGATCCGCTGAAATCGCCACCGAAATCGGCTATCCTATCCTTATGAAAGCTGTGGGCGGCGGAGGCGGCAAGGGGATGCGAGTTGTAGCATCGGAAAAGGAGCTGAAGAGTGCTCTCAAGACGGCCCAATCAGAAGCGGATGCCGCATTCGCCGACGACCGCGTCTTTATCGAAAAATATCTCCTGGGCCCGCGACATATCGAAATCCAGATTGTTGCGGACAACCACGGAAATGTAGTAGCGCTACAGGAGCGTGAATGTTCAGTCCAGCGCCGCTACCAGAAAATTATTGAAGAATCTCCTTCGCCCTTCATCAGCATGGAGCAGTGGTTGCAAATGGCCAACTACGCAAAACAGATTGCTGAGAATTGCGGCTACGTCAGTGCCGGGACAATAGAGTTTCTCGTCGATGAAAATCATACTGTCTATTTCCTGGAAATGAATACGCGTCTCCAAGTGGAGCACCCCGTTACGGAAATGATCAGTGGAATCGATCTGGTGAGAGAGCAGATCGCTATAGCCCAGGGGGATCAGCTGACCCTGTCTGAGGAGAGCGAAGTTAACGGCCATGCCATCGAATGCCGCATCTATGCCGAGGACGGTTTCAACCGTTTCGTGCCCAGCATCGGAACTGTGGCGGGGTTCGATGTCCCCGACGGACCTGGCGTCCGTTTCGACCACGGCATCCGTCTCGGACAAGAGATTACACCCCATTACGATCCCCTCCTGGGAAAACTGATCGCATGGGACAAAAATAGGACCGGCGCCATTGAAAGGATGAAACGGGCTCTTTCTGAGTGCCGGATTGTGGGCATAGACACCACTATCCCCTTTTGCCACGCCGTGCTCAGTCACACCAGCTTCGCCAGGGGCGACTACAACACAAACTTTATCATTGACGAGATGGAATCGTTGCGCAAGATCAGTGCTGAAAACGTCGCTACCTACCGGCATCCCGCCTCGTACCTGACTGCTATTCACTCATCGCAAGAGATGTCAGCACCTTCAGCCAACGGCGAAGTTCCTGCACCACAGTCAAGCTGGAAACGAGAGGGACGGAAGGACTCTTTGCGGTGA